The DNA window CTATACTGAATTTGAGGATCAGTTTTACCTGAGTGTCTCAGCAAGGATTAATTTTGGTGCAGATTCCGAAGCTCCAGTAAGGTTAGTCAGCACTTGTAGTATCGTTGCTTTCTCATATACTCATATATTATAGCCGCAGGAATAGGTCCACAAGCAGCCAgcagtaaataaataaaacaatcagtaactggattttttttttttttaccaagcTTCGTAGTGCCATCTATTGTGAGAAtgcttttaatatttatataaagatcaatttttttttttttaatgtattagTAACATGAAACCATCACGGCAGGTATCCTGATGATCCATTTGACCGGATATGGGAGTCGGACTCTCTGAGAAAAGcaaattaccttgttgatgTTGCTGCTGGTACAGAAAAAATTTCCACTAAAATGCCAATAGATGTAGATAGAGATGAAAGGCCACCTCAAAAAGTTATGCAGACGGCTGTAGTCGGAAGAAATGGTTCATTAACTTACCGGTTAAATTTGGATGGTTTCCCTGGCTTTGGATGGGCTGTCACCTACTTCGCGGAAATTGAAGACTTGGGTCCAACTGATACGAGAAAATTCAGGCTTGTACTTCCCGGCATGCCTGATATCAGCAAAGCTGTAGTcaacattgaagaaaatgCTCAAGGAAAATATCGGCTTTATGAGCCTGGTTTTACCAACTTAACCTTCCCTTTTGTATTATCTTTTCGGTTTGGGAAAACATCAGATTCTTCGTTGGGACCTCTGTTAAACGCTATGGAGATTAACAAGTACCTTGAAAAAAGTGATGGTTCTCTAGATGGTATGCCTAAATTCAAATTGGTTTTAAGTTTAAACTCTCGTatgttatatatttattggtcCTATAATAGTGTATTTATCTTTCCTGATTATGTTTGCTAATGGAACATATAAACTTCAGGAGCAGCTGTTGCTAGtgtaatttcaaaattttcatcttcagATTGGGATGAAGGTGGTGATCCATGCATGCCAGTTCCTTGGTCATGGTTGCAATGTAACTCTGATCCACGGTCAAGAATAGTTAAAATGTAAAAGTTGTTGCCATTTCAGCCATTTTTCAAGTCTATTTATGTTCAACTATATTTGACCATTCTAGTTACTATATCTTCCTTTGGCACTTGTTAGTTCATTGTCCAAAAAGAATTTGACGGGGAGCATCCCTACAGACCTTGCAAAGTTGAGCGGTTTAGTCGAATTGTAAGTTCCATTTTGCGtataaaattttcttggtTGTCCAATTGTCTTATTTCCATTCTACATCCATAAAGGTTCATGTCTCTTTTGGTTTCACCATCTGTTTGTGGCCTCTATGCAGATGGCTTGATGGAAATTCGTTCGTAGGTCCTATACCAGACTTTACTGGATGCGCGGACTTAAAAATCCTGTAATCTCAAATGACTTCAATTATATCTCATATTCTGTTGAACGTTTTTAAGCTGACTGAGATCTTTGCTTTTTTAGCCATCTCGAGAACAACCAGTTGACTGGAGAGTTGCCTTCCTCTTTAGCAAATCTACCAAGTTTACGGGAGCTGTAAGTATTGAGGATTTTCTTGCCATATGTTTGAATTGACTACTTTATAGTATTTAACAGAGTTTACATTTACAGATTCCAAGTGAGgtgtttaatatatttcatgTATCTGATGGTTGTAGGTATGTTCAGAATAACATGTTATCTGGAACAGTGCCTTCTGGTCTTCTCAATAAAAACCTAGTCATAGAGTGAGTTTCTGATTCATACTTGGTCTATAGATTGTTTCATTGTGCTCTTAAATTATCCTgaactttgatttttttttggaggtgAATTCTTGTAGGTTGTGCTGGAAAGTGTTGTGGAAATACTAGATGATTTGagattaataaatattcacttgtgaattttccttctttcagaATGTAAATCATTCCTAGTCTGCAATATATGGtcgtatttatttatacaaagCCTTAGAACTGTGGGTCAATGCTAGgtaaaataatcttaaaagtgaTTTTTTCAAGATAATAAATTCTTCGGGCCTGCCTAATAAGTCCTGGGATGACTGCTGCAAGCAAGCAGGTTTTTGTCCGAAATGGattgtcatttttaaaataattgttgtTTTCCCAAAAGCCTTGTTACCCTTTGTATACCAACTATTTAAGGTTTTGAGCAAGTTCATTTCTCTCTATACTTGCCTTCACTATGTGCACTCGATTGATTAACAGCTACTCTGGAAACATCAATCTTCATGAAGGGGGGAAAAAGAACCACGTTTATATCATTGTGGGTTCAGTAATTGGTGCTCTTGTCCTGCTGTTGGCTACTGTGGTATCTTGCTACTTTTtgcaaaaaggaagaaaaagatatcAAGAACAAGGTACATACAgaaactttttcctttcaagaaCATGAGTTGATTTGACATGGttatgtatatttaaaaaaattaatttagcaGATCTACTTGAAGAATCCTTGCCTGTACAAAGATTTGCCTCTTCAAAGGGTGATGCCCCCAAGGAAACCGCACATTGCTTCAGTGTTAATGAAATTGTAGAAGCAacaagagattttgaaagaaaaattgggtCTGGAGGTTTTGGTGTTGTATACTACGGGAAATTAAATGACGGAAAAGAAATTGCAGTTAAAGTTTTGACTAATAACTCCTTCCAGGGAAAGCGGGAATTTGCGAACGAGGTAATATTCGTATAACGGATCCTCCATTCAATTCAGTCGTTATACTTGAATTGTCATTTTGTGATTTCCATTAATACATTGGTCGTGTTGGCGGGTTACACGATACTTTCTTATatcatttgttctttttctttcgtGTCAATTATGTTGTAGAAACTGGAGAGGACCACGTGGGACTGACTAAATCGTGAGTCTTGAGGCTGATGAGATATTAAGTGTTGGGAGAAGGTTAAGCTAAATATTTGTGCACAACCATTTGGGAGAACTTTTAGTGGGATCTACTAGTGCTATAAGAAATGAGAGAAGAGGGCCTAGGGAGGGGTATGCTGTCGGGAAAAAGTTAGAAAACCTTCAAGCGTGGGAGAAAGCCAATCATTCTGAAAATTTTGCAATTTTGTGTCTTCCTATTGAAtcaaatgataaaaatgagGAACTTGCTCCTTTCACTTTTATATCTTCAATATTTCACCATTTAAACAATTAAGAAGGTCTGTTTTTCAGCCTAGCTCCTTACCTCTGCCGTTGAGTCATGAGTCGGAACTCAATATGTTGTCGAGGCTGTGTTAGGAGTTCATCTTGTGCCTGATTATGATTCTCAAGCTTTGGTGGTCCGTGTACAGTGGAAAATGTCTTTCAAATAATTAGTGCAAGAAGCAACAAAGATAGAACGTCTAGATGTCTATTTCCTTTCTTATCTTATTGCATTGAGTGGATTGGTATTATATAAAACCTAATGACATTAGAAATTGATATTTGTGGCTGATGGATGACCAATTGGTTTTGAAGGTGACTCTTCTTTCAAGGATTCATCACAGAAATTTGGTACAATTTCTTGGATATTGCCAAGAAGAAGACAGAAGTATGCTTGTCTATGAGTTCATGCATAATGGAACTCTCAAAGAACATCTTTATGGTAAGCCCGCATGTTATGTTTGCAGAGAACAATGCAGGTTCAGAAGCCAACTAACTACTTGTTTGTGTACAGGTCCACTAGTACGGGAAAAAACTATCAGTTGGATTAAGCGCCTCGAGATTGCTGAAGATTCTGCAAGAGGTTTGGATAAAAGCTATATGTATCTTGTTTTGTCATGTGCATGGAAGAATCTTCCTTGAATATTTTCCTCAACACATTCTGCTTGTTATGTTTTCAGGGATCGAGTACCTTCATACAGGTTGCATACCAGCAATTATTCATAGAGATCTGAAAAGCAGTAATATTCTCCTTGACAGGCACATGAAAGCAAAGGTTTCAGATTTTGGTCTTTCAAAGCTTGCGGTGGATGGTGTCTCCCACGTGTCCAGCATTGTTCGGGGAACTGTTGGATATTTGGATCCAGAGTAAGCTTTTCACCCCTTgagaattatatatttttcctgGGGTAAAGtcatacacacacacacacacaggtTGTCTCGACATACCATTACAAATGTGGGGGTGCGTTTAATCTAATGtaattctgattttttttttttattgctaaAAATTCTTATTTGGTGCTTTCCTTGttgtgttattttattatcaggTATTATATCTCTCAGCAGTTGACAGACAAGAGCGATGTATATAGCTTTGGCGTTATTCTTCTCGAGTTGATATCTGGTCAAGAAGCAATATCTAATGTAAACTTTGGTGTTAATTGCCGCAATATCGTCCAGTGGGTGAGTCTTGATTCCTTTAACAAAAGTACAAACTATAACATATATGGTACTCAGCCGTTTAATTCTTTTGGTTCTGCTAATGAGAAGGAAACATGGTGCACAGTCCAAATGTTGCAAAATCTCATGAAATGGATTGTGAATGGTGCacattgattgattgattaattGTAACGCAGGCAAAGTTACACATCGAGAGCGGGGACATTCAAGGAATCATCGATCCATCGCTACGCAACGAATATGAcattcaatcgatgtggaaaaTTGCAGAGAAAGCGTTGATGTGTGTCCAGCCACATGGGCACCTGAGGCCATCCATATCTGAAGTGCTGAAGGAGATTCAAGATTCACTTTTGATTGAAAGGGAAGCTACTGCAACTAGAGAAGGTAACTCTGATGATATGTCTAGAAACTCAATCCACTCTTTGAATATGGGATCTCTTGATTTATGTGGAAACGAAAACTACGTGTCGTTTGACGAATCCATGGCTCGACCTACTGCAAGGTAGTCGTCGTCGTCATTGTACAAACACATTATTTTAGCATTCTTTTTGCTTGCAGGAGTTGGGTCACAAAGTTTGTCAATGTCCCATATTTTTTCACTCTTACATATCTCCTTAAAATAGATGAAATGGATGGATAGCTAGTTGTAAATTTTTGAACAGCTTATTTTTGGAAGGGCTGTCATTGAGTACTCCATTTGTCATTATTTTGTGGTTTTCACCTGGAGTGATTTACAATCCATATAGTTTTGTGGAGGAAAAAAGAACTATAAAATACACCACTATTTATGCTCAAACATAATAACTCGTATGGTTCTTgattcttaataaataaaaaagttgatgaATCTCATTCTCCTTATTCTATTAACgcacgttttttttttgtttattttacgACATCTGTcatttttcatccattttttaTGCATTTCGACACGAATGAGAGCCATAAATAGAATCCGAGCCAAATCTAGAGCTAGATGAGTGGTCGTGGGAATCTAAGATTCTTTTGAGATATACATATAGATCGAcatcttaaaataattgtacAAAGATATTTCAAATAGTTTTGATGCTCTTCTAGAATTTCAAAGATCCTTTACAAGCTTAATATATACcctctaaaaaaatgtttaacatatcctaaaattttaaattttaaattttttgaatgaaTAGCTGGGCATATAATCTGCTAAagaacttaaaattttttttcttaaaattagtttaatacATAATAAGGCTAAATTATGCTTacattcaaaaatttattatgcaattgtaatttaattgggGATTTGAGTATGAaattaaatcttgaaaatatttaattatcttataaataatggaagttaaacaaagaataaaaacgTGTCGCCTTTCTGTAACTCGGCCACATATTTATCAATGAGTCAgtagagagagggagagagagccGAATTCAGTCGGCAAAAGCACGACGTCGTTTAGCAAATTAGGCGACCGCTAAACGAGTGGCGGAAAAACATCTGCGAGAAAAAGCAACACGTGTTCAAATCCAACTCGCTGAACTTAATCGAGAGTAGAAACCGGCAAGCCGCAGGAAAACCCGGAAAAACATGGGAActggaaaaatattattttatttaaaataaaatccccaaaaaaagaaaataaaaaaagaaaaagaaaatagaaagcgCTTTGGTTTTCCTGTTTTCCCCTACTGAATTgcctgaaaaggaaaaaacaaaatcgaaCGGTGGTGATAAACTTGATTCTCTCATCTCAGTCGTCTCCTTTTCCCTATCTTCACCATCGTCCGATCCATTCCACCACTCCATTTCCACCCGATCTTactcctcctctctctctctctcgcgcCCAAATTACAAATCTTCCGTTTCTCCCAACAGGTAAAACAATaacttccttctcttcttcatttttcaattctttcaaatctctcaattcccctctctctccctttccGGATTTCCCCTCTAATTTCTCAcccatcttccatttttccttcTGACTTCTTCTCCGCCTTGCGTTTTCTGCTACTCTTCATGCCTTTTGTTGTTTCCTCCTCTCTCGGATTGACCATGTTGTTTCGCGTTTCGTTTTTTAAGATAGGGTTTTGGCGAATATGGCTGATGCTCCGGCGAGTCCCGGCGGAGGAAGTCATGAGAGCGGCGAGCAGAGTCCGAGGTCTAATGTTCGTGAACAGGATAGGTTTCTTCCTATTGCGAATATTAGCAGGATCATGAAGAAAGCTCTCCCTGCTAATGGGAAGATTGCTAAGGATGCTAAGGAGACCGTACAAGAATGTGTATCGGAGTTCATCAGTTTTATTACTAGCGAGTACGGGAGTATTTCTATTATCCATTGCTGTTATTTGCCTAATCCATGTTCTGAATTTcggggatttttttttttttatggttgaaTTGAATCTAGGGCAAGCGATAAATGCCaaagagagaaacgaaagaCGATTAATGGCGATGATTTACTTTGGGCGATGGCCACTCTCGGATTTGAGGATTATATTGATCCGCTTAAAACCTACTTGACGAAATACAGAGAGGTAGTCCGTCGGCTAATTCTAATGCTAAATCTCTGATGAACTGTAGAACATAGAATTTACAGTTTGCATATTGTTCATTATCCACTTTTCACGATTGATTTGATGTGTTTCTAACAGGGAGCTTTGCATCTAGGCTCAACTTTTTATTTGtacattttttgtttgttaattttcTACTTGCGCTTCAACTGATGGGCGgatgctttgtttttttttgctttgtttgCCTGCTGGTTGGGACTTGGGATGTTTTAGACGGAGGTAAGATAGAGTTGTCCTTTACGCCTCTGTGATTTTGTCGACATCCATGGATGAAATTGTGAGGTTTCTGTATATTTTGCTTGTATTGTCCGACAGGGTGACACTAAGGGGTCTGCTAAAGGTGGCGATGCGTCGGCTAAGAAAGAAGCTCATCCAACCTCTGTTCCTCAGGTGAATTATAAGAAtttatctttgtttttctcatTGAGCTTGATTCTTTGTGTTTCTGTCtgagctttctttctttctgtatTCTATAGCTCGCTCATGGAGGCTCGTTTTCCCAAGGAGTTAATTATGCGACTTCTCAAGTACTCTCTTCACTCCCTCTCTAGAAATTTGTATTTTCACTATGTGTTTTGAAGAGGCGAAGAAATAGTTCTGCCAGTACTTACGGCATGtttgagagtgattttgaTAGAGTTTGAAtcatttaatgtatattttggagtgattttgaatatggaaaagtgtttttttaaccatttcaaaAAATCACTCCCAAACATGTTGGTGACATGGGCGAGACATTTGGATTGTGGAAGTCTTTTTAGCTCACTAGATACTTCTGTCAACATGTTTATGGTGTTAGTCATATAATAActaaatgtaattttgaaaattttgaagttactTTCAAAACCTTTTTAGTGGGAGCACTTTCAAGAGTGCTTGTCCATCTGATTAGAAGTCATGAAGTGATACAATTGCCCTTGGTAGTCTCCCCATTACTTATCCATCTAATTGTTAAAGGATGTGTTTGGAACTTCATCTGTTTGTCGATTGTAGCCACAAGACTTCGCAAGAATTTGCTAGAGTTCATACTGTAGCATCAGAATAGTTGTTGTGTAGGGAAAAATCATGTCAAGAACTATTCTTGGGGACTTGAAGTTACAAgttgaatttcatttgttttggaCAATGTttgtgtaacggcccaagtccgtactctttgggttttccatttcgggcttcccttcaaagtttttaaaatgcaatCTGCCAGGGAGAGActtcccccccccccccccctttaaataatgtttcattttcctctctaaccaacgtgggatctcacaatccactccctttcgggtccaacgtcctcgttggtacacTGCTAggtgtccacccctctttggggcttagtgtcctcgctggcaatACCACctaatgtctggctctgataccatttttaacaacCTAAgtctaccactagcagatattgtcctctttgggtttttcttttcgggtttcctctcaaggtttttaaaacgcgtttgatagggagagattttcacacccttataaagaatgttttgttctcctctccaaccgacgcgAAATCTCACCGTTTGTTATTTACACTTGCACCACACATTCTTCTAGATTGAATCTACTACGAACTTCTTTGTTTAAGTTGTCTTTGCCCTATCATGCCTCATGTAGTTGTTTAAGCTACTTCTTCATTTTAAGCAAATTAGTTTGTTTATATCTTCATGATTCTTGAAGCTTTTTTCCCTCGGGCAAACTAGCTTTTTCTCATATTACTTGGGGTTTGTTTTAAAGCTCTCATATCTAAGTCTTGGTTgaaaaattactaaataaatttgattcgTTTCAAGGAGAGGCTATTTACCTAGAAAAAGCGCAACTTTTTTCTTGAGATCCTTTATATTGGGATGCCCTTTTTGCTCATAATGGTCAAAAGTGGTAAATCTAGATGCATGGATCTTCCAAACCAAAATTTAGTTCATTCTGTATTAGTAGGGTTTAACACCAACACCATGTTTCCTTGTTTTTGCAGTCACAAGCCCAGCATCTGATGGTTCCTATGCAAGGTACCGACTAAAACTGCCTTGAATCGAATCGAATATTAGAACTGTTGAATGTGGGAGATCTTTGTTGAGTCTATTTATTAGAagtttggttgggttgggtggGGTGGGGTTTTGATTGATGGTTGTAGTATAGAATGAGTTGAAACTTTGtataatattattgttattgcTCTATGTATTGTATTGCAGTTAGGACACAGTATTTCCAACCAACTCCTGGGGGATCCCATTCATTTGTGGCTTGAAAACAAACTCAGTATAAAGTAGCACCACTAgttttgaggattttattttctttttctacctAAAAGAATGTATTTTTAAGTAGTCGATGATTGTGGGATGGTGGGTCTGCAGAGCCTTAGATGACCTTAAAGTTACTAAAAGAAGGAGGCTGTAAACCATGCTTTGATTTTCTAAGTCTTAGAAATGATCAAGTGTGGGTCCTTTACCTTCTCTACCATTACTTTTTGACAAATAAATTAGATtctttatcttaaatttactaatgtttttttaaacctttaatttcattaattttcactttcatgtcaagaaaaatatctgaaaaggaaaatattaaaaaaaagatcataggaaaagaaaagattaaaaaagacaatatctactagggaggTCGACAAAGActaaaagacaatatctacttggGAGGTCGATAAAGACTaaagaaagattaaaaaagacaatatctatccGGGAAAGATTATATTTAGGGAAAGGAAGAAATAGAGAAAGTAGAAGATTATATTTAGGGAAAGTAGAAGATTATATTTAGTTaggaaaatattaagaaagacgaaagaaataatatttaggGAAAGTAGAAGATTATATTTAGTTACCAATATTATTTAGGGAAAGTAAAAGATTATATTTAGTTACcaatattaatattagttATCGTAAGTAGAAGATTATATTTAGTTAGTTATCGTAGAAGATTATATTTAGTTACCAATATTAGTTATCCACGATAATAAATTGATGggttaaaaattgatattaaaactattttttttaactgaaTGAGTTTGGTAAA is part of the Cucurbita pepo subsp. pepo cultivar mu-cu-16 chromosome LG03, ASM280686v2, whole genome shotgun sequence genome and encodes:
- the LOC111790603 gene encoding probable LRR receptor-like serine/threonine-protein kinase At1g67720, whose product is METKLLLLLLFFLFHACFAQMPGFVSLDCGGQESFTDDIGLEWVPDTQIRFGEAINISVANETKKQYLTLRHFPADSRKYCYSLNVTSRTRYLLRATFLYGNFDNNNVYPKFDISLGATHWSTIVISDANTIEVRELIFLASTPTVSVCLSNATTGQPFISTLELRQFNGSTYYTEFEDQFYLSVSARINFGADSEAPVRYPDDPFDRIWESDSLRKANYLVDVAAGTEKISTKMPIDVDRDERPPQKVMQTAVVGRNGSLTYRLNLDGFPGFGWAVTYFAEIEDLGPTDTRKFRLVLPGMPDISKAVVNIEENAQGKYRLYEPGFTNLTFPFVLSFRFGKTSDSSLGPLLNAMEINKYLEKSDGSLDGAAVASVISKFSSSDWDEGGDPCMPVPWSWLQCNSDPRSRIVKISLSKKNLTGSIPTDLAKLSGLVELWLDGNSFVGPIPDFTGCADLKILHLENNQLTGELPSSLANLPSLRELYVQNNMLSGTVPSGLLNKNLVIDYSGNINLHEGGKKNHVYIIVGSVIGALVLLLATVVSCYFLQKGRKRYQEQDLLEESLPVQRFASSKGDAPKETAHCFSVNEIVEATRDFERKIGSGGFGVVYYGKLNDGKEIAVKVLTNNSFQGKREFANEVTLLSRIHHRNLVQFLGYCQEEDRSMLVYEFMHNGTLKEHLYGPLVREKTISWIKRLEIAEDSARGIEYLHTGCIPAIIHRDLKSSNILLDRHMKAKVSDFGLSKLAVDGVSHVSSIVRGTVGYLDPEYYISQQLTDKSDVYSFGVILLELISGQEAISNVNFGVNCRNIVQWAKLHIESGDIQGIIDPSLRNEYDIQSMWKIAEKALMCVQPHGHLRPSISEVLKEIQDSLLIEREATATREGNSDDMSRNSIHSLNMGSLDLCGNENYVSFDESMARPTAR
- the LOC111791849 gene encoding nuclear transcription factor Y subunit B-1-like isoform X1, with translation MADAPASPGGGSHESGEQSPRSNVREQDRFLPIANISRIMKKALPANGKIAKDAKETVQECVSEFISFITSEASDKCQREKRKTINGDDLLWAMATLGFEDYIDPLKTYLTKYRETEGDTKGSAKGGDASAKKEAHPTSVPQLAHGGSFSQGVNYATSQSQAQHLMVPMQVRTQYFQPTPGGSHSFVA
- the LOC111791849 gene encoding nuclear transcription factor Y subunit B-1-like isoform X2 translates to MADAPASPGGGSHESGEQSPRSNVREQDRFLPIANISRIMKKALPANGKIAKDAKETVQECVSEFISFITSEASDKCQREKRKTINGDDLLWAMATLGFEDYIDPLKTYLTKYREGDTKGSAKGGDASAKKEAHPTSVPQLAHGGSFSQGVNYATSQSQAQHLMVPMQVRTQYFQPTPGGSHSFVA